CTATCGTTGGCAGAATTGAAATCTGACAAAGCCACGGTAATCATGTTCATTTGTAACCACTGTCCGTTCGTAAAACATGTGCAAGAAGAATTGGTCAAGTTGACAAATGATTACATCCCGCGGGGAGTTTCTTTTGTGGCGATCAATTCAAATGATGTCGAAGCTTATCCTGACGATTCGCCCGAGGAGATGAAAAGATTGGCGGAGAAATTAAAATTTCCCTTCCCGTATTTGTACGACGAGACGCAGAAGGTCGCGCGCGCTTACCGTGCGGCATGTACGCCTGATTTTTTTATTTTTGACAAAGATTTGAAATGCGTTTATCGCGGGCAATTGGATGATTCCAGACCGGGCAACAATATTCCCGTGACCGGAAAAGACATTCGCGAAGCGTTAGCTGCAATTTTAGCCGGGAAGCCGGTTAATCCGAATCAGAAACCAAGTATTGGCTGCAATATTAAGTGGAAGTGAATTTGGGTTGCGAATTGTGAGTTTGGAGTGAAA
The sequence above is drawn from the Calditrichota bacterium genome and encodes:
- a CDS encoding thioredoxin family protein — protein: MAETLSTMALKLGETAPDFNLPDVVSGKNLSLAELKSDKATVIMFICNHCPFVKHVQEELVKLTNDYIPRGVSFVAINSNDVEAYPDDSPEEMKRLAEKLKFPFPYLYDETQKVARAYRAACTPDFFIFDKDLKCVYRGQLDDSRPGNNIPVTGKDIREALAAILAGKPVNPNQKPSIGCNIKWK